ACGCTTGTAACGCTCTTTCAACTCCGTGATTTTGTCTATGGTGGCTTGCATCAAATCTTCTTGGCGGTAGATACCACAGCCCGCTTCCATGGTATGACCCATTTCAGTGCGGATATCTGCCCAGTTTTCATCGCCTTCTTGGTTCATTAGTGCTGCGATACGCTGCTCAACGTCTTTGACTTGAGCTGCAATAGACTCTTCGTTCCAGCCCTTGAATTCTGCTGCACGCTTCACAGCTTGTTCACCAGCAACACGGCCGAATACCACGAACTCAGCCAGTGAGTTAGAACCTAGACGGTTAGCGCCGTGAAGACCAACAGAAGCACATTCACCTACCGCGAATAGACCTTTAATGCGCGTTTCACATTCGCCGTTCGTTTCAATACCACCCATGGTGTAGTGTACCGTTGGACGAATTGGAATCGGCTCTTTCGCAGGGTCAACGTTAACGTATGCTTTCGCTAGCTCACAGATAAACGGTAGACGCTCTTGCAGGTACTCTTCACCAAGGTGGCGAAGGTCTAGATGAACCACATCACCTAGAGGGTGTTTAATGGTGTTGCCTTTCTGCTGTTCGTGCCAGAAAGCCTGAGAAACCTTGTCGCGAGGACCGAGTTCCATGTATTTGTTCTTTGGCTGGCCAACTGGAGTTTCAGGGCCCATACCGTAATCTTGTAGGTAACGGTAGCCGTTCTTGTTAACGATGATACCGCCTTCACCACGACAGCCTTCAGTCATCAGAATACCTGTTCCTGGAAGACCAGTTGGATGGTACTGAACGAATTCCATATCACGTAGAGGTACGCCATGACGGTAAGCCATTGCCATGCCATCACCGGTTACGATACCGCCGTTAGTATTACAGTGATAAACACGACCTGCGCCACCTGTTGCTAAAACAACAGACTTAGCTTTAATCGTAACGAGTTCACCTTCTGACATGTGAATGGCGATAAGACCTTGCACTTCACCTTCATCGACAAGAAGATCCACCACAAAGTACTCATCAAAACGTTTGATATTGTCGTACTTCATTGATGTCTGGAATAGGGTGTGAAGCATGTGGAAGCCAGTTTTATCTGCCGCGAACCATGTACGCTCAACCTTCATACCACCAAAGCGGCGTACGTTGACTTCCCCGTTTTCTTTACGACTCCATGGGCAGCCCCATTGCTCCATTTGGATCATTTCGCGAGTCGCGTTTTCTACAAAATATTCGACAACGTCCTGTTCACATAGCCAGTCACCACCACCAACGGTGTCGTTGAAGTGATTGTCTAGGCTATCTTCATCCTTGATAACTGCTGCTGAGCCACCCTCTGCTGCGACTGTGTGAGAACGCATTGGATAAACTTTAGAAATCAGTGCGACTTCTAAATCAGGGTTTGCTTCAGCTGCTGCAATAGCAGTGCGAAGACCAGCGCCGCCAGCGCCGATGACTGCGATATCTGTGATGATAGTTTGCACAGTTATCCTCCAGTGTGAAATTGCGGAGTGTTCCGCTTGTTATCATAAAATGAGGGAATTCCCCCAAAAGTGGTAGGGGTAGTGTAGAAGAGTATCGTTATGGAAAAGTTGATGTATTTAGGTTTTTTCCCCAGTAATGCATATGAGAGCATAGAAAATACAGGTTATGTGATTACTATCACGGCAAACCTATTTTAGCTCTAAGTCTCTGCAGAACCCGCTGTTACGGGTATGTTGCGAGTGAGATTTGTTATTAATTTCATCAATGTTAATGCTGGGGAATTATTTCTTGTAGTACGTTATTTTAACGCTTCAGACTAAGAGCTGTTCATTTGCAATTTGAGTGAAAGATGATAGTTTGCGCCACAATACATCGTCACGAGAGAAGAGCTATGCAGGCAGATTGGCAACCCACGGCAAGCATTGAACGGTTAAGGCAACGCGCGGATTTGATTGGGCAGATACGTCAGTTTTTTAAGGATAAAAACGTCCTTGAGGTTGATACACCCGCGATGAGTCATGCAACAGTGACAGATATTCATTTGCACACGTTTCAAACCAAATTTGTTGGCCCTGGCTATTCTCAAGGTAAGAATCTCTATCTAATGACCAGCCCAGAGTTTCATATGAAGCGTTTGCTAGCTGCAGGAAGTGGCTGTATCTACCAGATCTGTAAATCTTTTCGCAATGAAGAAAATGGCCGATATCACAACCCTGAGTTCACCATGCTTGAGTGGTATCGGATTGGCTTTGATCACCATCAGTTGATGGATGAGATGGATGAGCTACTGCAACTGATTCTGAAGGTTGGAGCCGCAGATCGTATGACCTATCAGCAGGCGTTTCTACAAGTGCTAAGTGTGTGTCCTTTAGAGGGAACGATGGAAGAGCTTAAGATGACTGCTGATAAACTCGGGCTCAGTGATATTGCCCAACCTGAGCAAGACAGGGACACCTTGCTACAGCTATTGTTTAGTATTGGTGTTGAGCCTGAAATTGGTCAGCAAGTTCCTGCCTTTGTGTACGATTTTCCTGCCTCACAAGCGGCATTGGCAAAGATAAACGGCCAAGACAGCCGTGTTGCCGATCGCTTTGAAGTGTATTTTAAAGAAATAGAGTTAGCAAATGGCTTCCATGAACTGGATAGGGCCGAAGAGCAGCTTAAACGCTTTGAGTTAGATAACGTTAAACGACAACAAATGGGCCTAACCACACAACCCATTGACCATTATTTGATTAAGGCATTAGAAGCAGGCTTACCACGATGCGCAGGAGTAGCATTAGGTGTCGATCGTCTAGTTATGCTGGCAACCAATAATGATCATATTGATAAGGTAACCGCATTCCCTTTCCCTAGAGCGTAAGAGGAAAAGGCTGGCATCACTGCCAGCCTTCGCCAATTCTACTCAACGGAGCTAGGTCGTTGATACCATTGAGAACGAACGTCTGTTTTCTCAAATAGGTTGTATTGTTTCTTCAGCATTTGCCCGCCATCTCGGGTAATTGGCTCCCAAGAGATGTCAGCGCGACTGGTACTTGGCTTAATCGTCATAATGTCCAGAGGAATCGAAATATAGAAGCCTTTGTTATAGCTTCCTTCGCCATACTCTTCTGCTGTCAGATCGGTAAAGGTCGCGTATGCACCGACGATAACTCCAGAATTAAATTGCTTAGAAAAATCGAAGCGCGCTCCCATATCACCTCCCAAGAACTTGCCTGCACTGACTTTGAAAAGTGTACCAGTGAGGAAATCCCAGTTTGGCATATAGTAGCCGGTCACATGTCCCGTTGTCCCTTTACTTAACACATATGCTTGGCAGGAAGGGATCGGATCACTACAGCTTGCCTCATCATAAAAGAAATAATCTTCGCTGTATGTGCCAAACCATGAATCGGGATCACGTTGGCTCACTAAGTTGGCATCAAAGCCTAGCGCCCAGTTTGTGTTCATCGGCCTATATAGGATCTCACCACCTACACCTGCGAACATCATTTCGAGATAGCCTGCGTACATCTGGGTATAAACTTGCTCGAATGGCTGCTCAAACCATGTGAGCTGGAGGTGGTCAAGCCTGACAGGATTATCATGTACGTAGGCGCGGAACATGGTTCGAACTCTCGGTGTCGAGTAGTTCCTTACATGCGGAGAGTTTTCAACGTAGTTAAACTTGTCGTAGTTATCGATTAAGTTGAAGATAATAGAACCGCCGAACTCGAGGTTATCCATTAGCTTGTAGCTTGAGTTGGCGCTGATGCCTAAACTGTACAAGTAGAAAGACTCAGGGCCTCCGATGCTTTGTTTTAGCACTGGCTCTAAGCCATAATCCCAACGCTCCTTATTTTCTTCAGCAGGTGCATTGGCAATATTATTGCTAGGCTCTAATTCTTCAAAACTGTCTTTGACCTTTGCTTCAGTTGATAAGTAATTCGCCGCAGTGAGGTATTTCTGTTTATCGATGGTGGTTTCTTTAAGGTTCATACCATCTTGTTGTTCAACGACTTTAAATACACGAATCAAGTCGTTTGAGTGGTTAGACAAAATTGCTGCGGTTCGGTCAAGCGCTTCTTCTCTGTCGCGGTACTTCTTCTGCTGGCCTTTGACGATGATGGTATCGCCATCAAGCGTAACAGAGTTTTGCTCAAAGCCTGCGTTTGACTCAATCTGTTTTGCTGCCGATTGCCAATCTGGATTAGGGGTATCAGTGTTATTGATTGCTTGTCTAGGCTCATCACGCCATGTTGCTTTCATCTCATTGAAGTTGGTGTAGAGATTAATCCCAAAAGTGATGGTATCGCCACGTTGATAGCTGACTTTGGCGTCCCCCCAATCTCCTAAACGATAGTTAACCCCTATATTCCACGGAGTATGTTGAGGCAGAGGCTTACCAGCGCGAACAACAGGGTAGTCCTGGGTATAATCATTACCGTCGTATTCCAGCTTTAAACGAAGTGGCGCGTAAGGCGTTTGATACTCCAAACCGCCAAATATCGCCGCAGGGCCTTTAAACCAGCGCTCATAATCGACACTACCACCGGTACCTTTAAAGTCACTGTCACGATTACAGTACTCATCGCTTGCTTTACAGAAAGGGTTGGTCACATTGCCGCGTTGGCCTAGGTAGCCCCAGCCAAGCCCTAGGGTGATGTCTACACTGCCAAAGCGTTTTGTGGCGGCAACAAATTCACCGTCAAATAGCCCTGTTCCGCCAAAATCACGAACCCCAACTGACGTCTCAGGTAGCCAGAACCCCTCTTGCCAAAGGCGGACTTTGAAGTCGATTCCTTTATCAGTATATAAATTATCTCCACTATAGGCAGGATCGCTGCTAAACAATAGATCGGGTACCCGTGTGTAGCGGACGGTAGACTCGAGCCAGCTCATCAACTGAATTGATGCTGTATATTGTTGGTAGTCATCGTTAATGCTGACACCTATGTTGAACTCACCTTCTTCAGCCATGCGTCCAGAAGGCATTTGCATTAGCCCGACGCCACCAAAATCCGTTTGAGAGACTTTGAGATTATCACTTGCTTGACTGATGGAAACGAAACCAAGGGAAAGAAATAGCGCTGTGATTGGATTAAGTTTCATTAGTAATTTCTTCTCCAGGCAATCAGAGAGACGATCTCTTGCTCAAGTTGAGAGAGTTCTTTGGATGGATTGTTAAACCCTAGGAAGATGCTAGAGCCTGGAGGCAGAGGTGTTTTTTCATCGTTCCAGTAAGCGAAACCGACTTGTTTGTAGTGACCGTCTGGGTAAATCACCCAAGCATGACTATTATTTGCGCTGGAAAGTACTTTGGATGTTGATAAGTAATCTTT
This sequence is a window from Vibrio coralliilyticus. Protein-coding genes within it:
- the frdA gene encoding fumarate reductase (quinol) flavoprotein subunit gives rise to the protein MQTIITDIAVIGAGGAGLRTAIAAAEANPDLEVALISKVYPMRSHTVAAEGGSAAVIKDEDSLDNHFNDTVGGGDWLCEQDVVEYFVENATREMIQMEQWGCPWSRKENGEVNVRRFGGMKVERTWFAADKTGFHMLHTLFQTSMKYDNIKRFDEYFVVDLLVDEGEVQGLIAIHMSEGELVTIKAKSVVLATGGAGRVYHCNTNGGIVTGDGMAMAYRHGVPLRDMEFVQYHPTGLPGTGILMTEGCRGEGGIIVNKNGYRYLQDYGMGPETPVGQPKNKYMELGPRDKVSQAFWHEQQKGNTIKHPLGDVVHLDLRHLGEEYLQERLPFICELAKAYVNVDPAKEPIPIRPTVHYTMGGIETNGECETRIKGLFAVGECASVGLHGANRLGSNSLAEFVVFGRVAGEQAVKRAAEFKGWNEESIAAQVKDVEQRIAALMNQEGDENWADIRTEMGHTMEAGCGIYRQEDLMQATIDKITELKERYKRISIKDKGKVFNTDLLYAIEVGYGLEVAEAMVHSAILRKESRGAHQRLDDGCTERDDVEFLKHSLAFFQPDAAPTIDYSKVTITKSQPKARLYGEAAEKAAAEEAAKAAQKNAEEQA
- the epmA gene encoding elongation factor P--(R)-beta-lysine ligase, which encodes MQADWQPTASIERLRQRADLIGQIRQFFKDKNVLEVDTPAMSHATVTDIHLHTFQTKFVGPGYSQGKNLYLMTSPEFHMKRLLAAGSGCIYQICKSFRNEENGRYHNPEFTMLEWYRIGFDHHQLMDEMDELLQLILKVGAADRMTYQQAFLQVLSVCPLEGTMEELKMTADKLGLSDIAQPEQDRDTLLQLLFSIGVEPEIGQQVPAFVYDFPASQAALAKINGQDSRVADRFEVYFKEIELANGFHELDRAEEQLKRFELDNVKRQQMGLTTQPIDHYLIKALEAGLPRCAGVALGVDRLVMLATNNDHIDKVTAFPFPRA
- a CDS encoding YjbH domain-containing protein, producing the protein MKLNPITALFLSLGFVSISQASDNLKVSQTDFGGVGLMQMPSGRMAEEGEFNIGVSINDDYQQYTASIQLMSWLESTVRYTRVPDLLFSSDPAYSGDNLYTDKGIDFKVRLWQEGFWLPETSVGVRDFGGTGLFDGEFVAATKRFGSVDITLGLGWGYLGQRGNVTNPFCKASDEYCNRDSDFKGTGGSVDYERWFKGPAAIFGGLEYQTPYAPLRLKLEYDGNDYTQDYPVVRAGKPLPQHTPWNIGVNYRLGDWGDAKVSYQRGDTITFGINLYTNFNEMKATWRDEPRQAINNTDTPNPDWQSAAKQIESNAGFEQNSVTLDGDTIIVKGQQKKYRDREEALDRTAAILSNHSNDLIRVFKVVEQQDGMNLKETTIDKQKYLTAANYLSTEAKVKDSFEELEPSNNIANAPAEENKERWDYGLEPVLKQSIGGPESFYLYSLGISANSSYKLMDNLEFGGSIIFNLIDNYDKFNYVENSPHVRNYSTPRVRTMFRAYVHDNPVRLDHLQLTWFEQPFEQVYTQMYAGYLEMMFAGVGGEILYRPMNTNWALGFDANLVSQRDPDSWFGTYSEDYFFYDEASCSDPIPSCQAYVLSKGTTGHVTGYYMPNWDFLTGTLFKVSAGKFLGGDMGARFDFSKQFNSGVIVGAYATFTDLTAEEYGEGSYNKGFYISIPLDIMTIKPSTSRADISWEPITRDGGQMLKKQYNLFEKTDVRSQWYQRPSSVE